The DNA sequence CATGTAATCTCTTCATTCAGCAGCGTATATCCCCAAACGATCGCGCTGAGGGGAACTAAATAGGTAACCAGTGACGCGACTTCCGGCCCACCTTTTTGCACCAAATAATAATAGAGGATGTACGCGATCCCCGAACCGAACACCCCAATTCCCGCCAAGGCTGCGAGTGTACCGATCTCTACAAAGCCAGAGACGGAAAACGATTCCGTCGTAAACGCCACAACGCCACTGCCGATCATGGTACTGAGCAAAGTCCCAAAGGTGATCTGGTACATGGACAAGTTACCTGGCAGTCGCTTGGAGAGTTGTCCCCCGATGGCATAGCAGCAGGTCGCGGCCATCATGCAGAGAAAACCGATCATATCTACGGAAACAAGAGACACCGGATTCACGTCGAGCAAGACAATAATTCCACTAAAGGCGATAAGCATTCCAAGCCATTGCATGCGACCCGATACCGCCTTGAAAAAGAAAATCCCGATTGCCAATGTCCAGAGCGGTGTCGTCGCATTTAGAACCGACGCCATCGTACTCGTCACTCTCGTCTCACTGAACGCAATGAACGTCCAAGGGATGGCCGTGTTGATCAGAGCCATCGTCACCATCGGGCCCCACGCAATTTGTTTGAATCCAAACGGCTTTTTCAAGATGACCATCACCAACACGATCGTCAGAAAGCCGAGCGATGAGCGCAAAAATGCGATTGTCCACGGCCCGAAATCATGGAGCAGGATTTTCATAAAGTAAAACGATCCTCCCCAAATCAGACTAAGCAGGACTAACACGAGAAATAACGAACGAGACACTTCAATCCCTTCCTTCTTTGTTCTCTGGCTTTGCCGCACATTCATGCCTGTATTCTATCAGGCATTTGCTTCTTCTACCATCGAAGTTTGAATGCTGCAAATAAAAACAGAAAAAGACGCTCAAGGCGTCCTTTTTCCGTTTATTTCTCAATCGTTGTCGTGGCAATAACGCTGCGTTTGCTGCGCTTTTGGAAGGAGCTGTGCAGTACGAAAAAGGCGACAGACATGAGCGAAAGCCCAGCCATGATATAGAGCAGACCTTGCGCCTGAAAGTTTTGGAAGATTACGGCCCCGAGCAACGGTCCGAGCATTCGGCCAGCAGAACCCGTACCGGACACCAGGCCTTGGATGAAGCCTTCCTGTCCTTCTGGGGTAAACTCTGCCGCGACGGTTGGAACCGCTGGCCAGACGAGCATCTCACCGATTGTCATCACAAACATGGCGACTACAAAACCAGCGTATGCCGTCGTTTGGGACAAGATCAGCATCGACAAGGCAAAGACATACGTACCGAGCAACATCTGTGTTTTTAACGTCCGGGCAAAATGCTTGATCACCCAAGAAATGAGTGGCTGACCGAACAAAATCAAAGCTCCGTTCAGCGTCCAGAGCAAGCTGTATTGACGCAAGGAAATGCCCAATGATTGCATGTAGGTAGACAGCACCGTCGTCCATTGCACATACACAATCCAGCTGATCAAGAGTCCCGCGCACAGCAGCACCAGCGCTCCCCAGACGACTTTTTTAGGGGCCTCATTCAGAGCCGAAGACGCTGACTGATCAAGTTTTGTCACAGGCGCTTCCTCGAGAGCCTTCAAATGGCGAGGCAAAATGAGCACAAACATCGCGAAGACCACAACCTGCGCAAAGGCATTTCCGAAAAAAGTCCAGGCAAAGGACACGCTCGCCAGAACGCCACCCAGCGCAGACCCAGCTGCTACGCCTGCATTGAGTGCCACATAGATCAGATTAATCGCTTTGCGCCCACCTTCTGGCCACATGACCACTGCGAGCGCATTCATGACGGGAGACAGCGTCCCGTAAAACAAGCCATTCAGTAGCAAGAGAACCGTGTAAACCGTAAAGTCCGTTGTAAAACCGAGGCAAATAGAGATCACAATAATTCCAAAAGAGGAGAGTACGATCGTTTTCATTTTCCCCCAGCGGTCAAAGAGCATGCCGCCAGCTAAACTACCAATAAGAAATGCCCCTTGGTTCAACAACAGTAAAAAGCCTGCTACAGTTAGCGGCTTTCCTAAATAATCGTGAATATAAATGGTGACCAGTGGCCAAATACAAGCCATACCGGTAGAAAAAATGATGGCAGCAATCGCAAGGAGACGAATGCTGCTCGGATAGGATTTCCATGTCTGTCCCATGTGTTAGTTCTCTCCCCGCTGGAAGTCCCCACTTTTTCCGCCTGTTTTCAGGAGAAGGCTGGTCGGTCCAATGACCATTCCCTTGTCCATGGCTTTGCACATATCGTATACCGTCAGAGCAGCTACGCTCACTGCCGTTAGCGCTTCCATCTCTACTCCCGTTTTTCCGGTCGTTTTGACAGCTGCTTCGATCTCGACAGTCTCTTCATCCGTAAAGGTAAAACGGATATCGATACCCGTCAGTGGCAACGGATGGCACATCGGAATGATGTCCCACGTTTTTTTGGCAGCCATCACTCCTGCTACTTGGGCTACTGCCAGCACATCCCCCTTTTCCACACGTCCTTCGCGGATGCGCGTCAGCGTTTCCGGCTTCATGGTAATTTTACTGTGCGCTACGGCTTCTCGTTTGGTAATATCCTTTTCCGAAACATCTACCATGCGGGCACGGTTTTGTTCATTAAAATGGGTCAACTGGTCGTTCATGCTAGGCCTCCAAAAATAAGCGAAAATACGGATGAATCCCGTTTTTCGCTCCATTCGATCGATGATATTCTCTATCCTCTACCTTACTCTGGCTTCCTTATAAAAGCAATCAGAATGTAAATGGTTCCAAGGTCCAATTCTTTACCAGGATGCAAGCTCAGAGATCGCAACACCCTTCTTCGTGAGAGTACTTTGCATGGGGCTCTGAAACCCCTTCTCCGTACGTATATGCTGATTATGAAACGAGAAGCAGTAGATCTTTTCAAAATTCGCGTGCAAGGCGAAATACACAAGCCCTTCATCTGGAACGACGATCAAGGATAGCTGAGTAGGAAAATCTCCACCTTGTTGTACGGCATCTTGCAGGATGGAAAAGCAAGTCTCCAGCTCAAGCTGCTCCTGAAGTGAGGTTAGCCGCTCAGAAACGGCCTGATAGCGATCCGCTCCAGGGACTTCCCCTGTGATACACTCGTTTTCATTCCGTTCAAACAACGAAAAGTTCGTCATGACCAAAAAATTCGGATCGACGTTAGCTACGTCTAACGCCCCCTTCCCAGGTTCGACGACCCACGCCTGTTGATTTCTACCAGCAATCAGACTCTGTACGCTATGCCCGGGTACATTCACAAGGACATGATCACCCACAAATGCGGACACATCAGCAAGAGCAAGCTTTTCTCCCAAGACATCCTCAAACAGCTTCATAATATGGACGCAATTTTTCCCACGCCGATACTTTCCCGCCTCATTCTCCTTTACCATATGGAGATTCATAAACGTCCCGCTTTTGTTGATTCCAAACGCGGGTAAAAACTGTCCGTGTTCTTCTTGCAGAACAATTAGCTGGCTGTCCTTTTGATAGACCAGCTTGATGGGACGCATGGAAATATCAAAATTCATACCAATCAAAGTACGTGTCCCGTAAACCACAAAGCTTGTACACATGGCGGTGTTTCCCCTTTCTTCCTCTTTCTCGATCGCTTTTCTTTTACTATAACATTCATGGAAATCATTTGAAATTCACACACAACGCATCCATTTGAAAATTCAGTCAAATCCACTTCCCCAGCCCCTCGATCATTGGCATCTTGCCTGTATTATGATATCTTCAAGCCATAGAGAATCATTATTTATCAACGGGAAATGAGGAATTGCATTGATGACTGTTACGATCTTGTTGTTTGCCGGTCTGGCCGAGCGAGCCAATGAACGTGAAATTCAAATAACCCTGCCTGAGCAAGCAAGTGTTCGTGATCTGTTGGGTGCCGTCGCCCACCAGCACCCTGCACTCGCTCCACTGCTCAGCAGTTGTTTCGTTTCGATTAACCATGAGTATGCAGCGACAGATCGAATGATCTCCATAGAAGACGAGATCGCCCTGTTGCCACCTGTAAGTGGAGGGGAAGAACCGCGTTTTTCCATTACAGAGGAGCCGCTCAGTGCCGACAAGCTGGTTCGCCTCGTCAGCAATCCGCATGCCGGAGCGATCCTCACCTTTGTAGGAACGGTACGTGAATTCACACACGGACAACGCACCGTGTACCTCTCTTACGAAGCCTATGCGCCAATGGCAGTGGAAAAGATGAAGCAGGTCGCTGCTGAAATCGAAGAACGCTGGCCAGGTGCTCAGGTCGCCATGCAACACCGCATTGGAGATCTACAAGTAGAAGAGATCGCTGTCGTCGTGGCTGTCGCGACCGCGCATCGAAACGAATCGTTCGAGGCAGGCCGATATGCCATCGAGCGACTAAAACAAATTGTCCCGATCTGGAAAAAAGAAATGTGGGAAGACGGTAGCGAGTGGAAAGGCCACCAGCAAGGACCTTGGGACCCTATCTCGAAGTACGAAGAAGGAGGGAAATAATAGTGGATACTCGCTATTCCCGCCAGATCCTGTTTGGTCCGATCGGTCGCAGTGGACAGGAAAAGCTCGGCCACAGCCGCGTCGCTATCGTCGGGATGGGAGCCCTCGGCACTGTGCTCTCCAATCACATGGTTCGCGCCGGAGTAGGATTTGTCCGTCTGATTGATCGTGACTTTGTGGAACCAAGCAATCTGCAGCGCCAAATGCTGTACGACGAGTCAGATGCAGCGGAACATTTGCCAAAAGCAATCGCTGCTCACGCCAAGCTGTCGCGCATTAACTCCCAAGTCACGATCGAGCCTATCGTAGCTGATCTGACTGCTTACAACGCGGAGGAGCTACTCGCCGATGTGGATCTGGTACTCGATGCGACAGACAATTTTCAAGTTCGTTATTTGGTCAACGACGTCTGTGTGAAACACGGCATCCCTTGGGTCTACGGTGGTGCTGTCAGTGCGACAGGTACCTTCACCGCAATTCGTCCGGGTGAAACACCTTGTCTGCGTTGTCTGTTTCCCGAAGCACCGAATCCGGGTGAAATGGCGACATGCGATACAGCCGGTGTCATCGGTCCGATCATTCATATCGTTGCCTCTTATCAGGCTACGGAGGCGTTCAAAATGCTCGTCGGCGCTACAGACGCACTCAATCCGAATCTGGAGCACTTCGAGATTTGGAATAACCGCCATCAACAAATCAAAGTAAGCAACGGTCGCCGCACGGATTGCCCATGCTGCGGACAGCGCGAGTTTGCCTTCTTGCATCCAGAAACACAGGATGGACAGGCCGTATCACTATGCGGCCGCGATACTGTACAAATTTCTCCGGCTGCCCATATGTCTCTCGATCTGGACGGTCTCGCCGAAAGACTCGCTCCGTTAGGGCAGGTAGAACGCAACAAGTTTTTGCTGCGTTTCCGTGTCGAGCCACACACACTGGTCGTATTCCCTGATGGTCGAGTGCTCGTGCAAGGTACGGATGACATCGCTCAAGCACGGACTCTTCATGCGAAATATATAGGGGCGTAAACGTAACGAACAGGGGCGATCTCTACTGTCAAAAAATGACAACACCAAGATCGCCACTGTTTCATTTGAACCCTTATACAGCTGCTGATACCGGTAGAGTTACGATGAATGTCGTCCCTTCTCCCAGCTCGCTTTGCACGCTGATGGTCCCTTGATGCAAATCAATGATCTTTTTCACAATGGACAGTCCCAACCCACTACCGCCACCAGTCCGATTGCGCGATTTATCTGCCTTGAAGAACCTCTCGAATACGCGTTCCTGGTCCTCTTTTGCGATTCCGATGCCCGTGTCGGTTACACGCACGATCACTTCTTGCCCTGTGCCCTGTAGTTGGACCTGAAGACGACCGCCCTGCGGAGTAAACTTGATACTGTTGCTGATCAAATTGTTCCAGACTTGATTCAGCATCTCCTCATCAGCCACGATCTCTACCTTTTCCAACGCAATGTCCAGCTCTAGCTCCTTTTCCATCCATTGCGGCTCGCATGCCAGGATAATTCGCCGCAATTGTTGATCGAGATTGTATTTTGTCCGCTCGACTGGGTGCTGCCTGCCCTCCAGTGACGTGAGCTTGAGTAAATTTTCACTGATTTTGGACAAGCGCGCGCTCTCCGTTTCAATGATCTCCAGATAGTGCATCCGTTCCTCGCGTGTGAGGCTGTCATTTTGCAACGCTCTGGCAAAACCACTGATCGAAGTCAGAGGAGATTGAATCTCGTGGGATACGTTCGAAATAAACTCCTGTCGCAGCTGCTCCATTTCATTTAGCTGCTCCGCCATATGGTTGATCCCATCCACCAGCTCGCCCCAATGGTGATCCATTTTCACATCCAGATTGACACTGAAATCCCCCTTGGAAATTCTGCGCAGGGCATCGATCAGCATACGGAAGAGATCCATATGACGTCGAGGAAAAAATCGCGAAACCAAAAACATCGTTCCTACGAAGAAGAAAAAGCCGAGAATGCCACTTGTCACACCTCTAGCGAAATCGGATGCTTGCGGCCACACTTTTGGCAGCATGGAAAAGGTAATTCCATACGCTGCCGACCAGCAAGCCCCAAGAACAATCAGGAAGCCTAGGGTAGCAAGCATCTTGAGACCGATATGCTTTCTCCTCCGTGGCTCGCTCATCGATTCACCTCCAGACGATAGCCCAGACCGCGAATCGTCCGGATCAGAAATCCATACTCCTCCGCTGGAAAGCGTTCACGCAGCCTGTTGATATGCACATCCACCGTCCGTTCGTTGCCTTCAAAATCATACCCCCAGATCTGCTCAATCAACTGCTCTCTGGAGAGTGTTTTGCCGGAATAACTCCCCAGCGTGAACAGAAGCTCAAACTCCTTCAACGGAATGCTCAACAGCTTATCGCCATTCGTAGCCTCAAACGTTTGCCGATTCAACTGCAGGTTGCCGACCTGCACGATATGGGAGCTGGCGATACGGTATCGCTTTAAAAGTGCCTTGACCCGAACGACGAGCTCAGCAGGCTCAAATGGCTTGACGAGATAATCATCCGTACCTAGCTCAAAGCCTTTGATTTTTTGGGCGGTCTCTCCCTTTGCCGTCAGCATGAGCAAGGGAATGTCGTAGAGGTCACGCAGCTCCCGGCACAGCTCCCAGCCATCCATGTTCGGCATCATGATGTCGAGAACGACTAGATCTGCGGAGGTACTTTCCAGCTTGGACAAAGCCTCTACTCCATCTGCTGCTTCTGTGATTTCAAAGCCTTCCCGTTGCAAAAAGACTTTGACCAACTCCCGAATGTGTGGGTCGTCGTCCACAACCATCACTCTGGTCATTTCCCTTACACCCTTTCTTTCACGCGCAGCTGCTGTGTAGCAAATTCACGGTACAAATCATGGGTTTGGAACAGCTGCGCATGGACTCCCCTGCCTGTAATCTTTCCTTTTTCCATAAACAGAATCTGGTCCGCATCCACAACGGTTGACAGGCGATGGGCGATGACGAGTGTGGTGCGTCCCTTCATTAGATTAGCGAGAGCCTGCTGCACGACCTGCTCTGATTTACTGTCCAGACTAGAGGTCGCTTCATCCAGCATCAGGATTTGCGGGTCCCGGAGCAAAGCTCGTGCGATCCCGATACGCTGGCGTTGCCCTCCGGATAGCTTTACACCTCGCTCCCCGACTTGCGTTTCGTATGCGTCAGGAAATTCTTCGATAAACTGATCGGCATAGGCCATGGCTGCCGCTTGTTTGAGCTCTACATCGCTAATTTCTCTATCCAGTCCGTAGCAAATATTTTCCCGAATCGTCCCTGCGATCAGCGGACTTTCCTGGGATACATAGCCAATCTTACTGCGCCAGGAAGCCAGTGTAAAATCTTGGATGGGCTCGTCACCGAGACGGATCTCGCCACTCACTGGTTGATAATAACGTTCGAGCAAAGAGAACATCGTGGTTTTCCCGCTGCCACTCGGTCCGACAATCGCGGTGACCTTTCCTGGCTCAATTATAAAGCTCACGTCTTCCAAAATCGTCTCGCCACTATCGTAGGCAAAGCTCACGCGATCCACATGAATGGGCAAGTCAGCCCTTTTTAATTCTCGGCCAGATACGTGGTCCTCCTCTTCGGCACCCAGCGTTTCAATAATCCGCTCTGTCGCTCCCATCGCTTTTTGCAATTGGGTGAAAAACTGTGTGAACTGCCCCAAAGGCATCACAATTTGGACGAGGTACAATATGAAAGCAACAAGTCCGCCTGCAGTTAGCGCACCCGTTGCGACGCGCATCCCGCCATACCCCATGATGACCACCAGGAGTACCATCATGACAAAGGAAATCAATGGCCCAATCATTGCCTGCACCCGGCCTTCCTTGAGCCCATAGCGGAACAGATTGTCGATCCCTTTCTTTCCACTCTCGTACTCATGTGGCTCCGCATTGGAGGACTTGACCAGACGGACTTCCGAGAGGACTTGGTTCATGATAGTCGTAAAGCTTGCGGTCTCATCCTGCAACCCTTTCGAGATACGGTACATTTGTCGTCCTAACGGAAACAGGATAAAGAATGAAAAGGGAACGGCAATCAGCATCACCAAGGTCATCTGCCAGTCGAGGTACAAGAGTGTTGCGATCGAGCCGATAATGGCGATGACACCGGTGAAGAAATTGGACAAATGCTCTGTGATCAACCCTTTGACGACACCCGTATCATTGGTCATGCGGCTGATGGTGTCTCCCGTTCGATGATTGTCGTAATAAGAGACAGGCAGAACCAGCAGCTTTTTCCACAGACGATCCCGTAGAGCAGCCACAATACTTTGCCCGACATGATTGAGCAAATAGATGGAGAGTCCTCCAGCGATGGCTTGCGCGATAAAGGCAAGCGCCAAGAGGACGATTTGACCACGGCTGATGGAAGAAAGCGTAAAGCTGTCCACGAGGTCCTTGGTGAAGAGCGGGATAACAAGACTCACCAGCGTCGTGGCGATGCTCAGAAACAAGGCGATTCCGACTTTCCATTTGGAAGGCTTTGTTTCTTTTATTAATTGAAAGAACGGGCGCCAGTTAGCCTTTGTTCTTTCTGCTTGATTTGTTTTCATGGTAGTTATCTCCTTACTTGAACAGATTGTAGATCTGACTTGTCTTGCCTGATCAATCGTGCTTTTCCTAGAAAAAAGGCTGCCATCCATGCGGTGATGACGAAAAACAGGCCGAATGTATAGACGTGCTGGATGGAAATCGTCAGGACCGATTGCATATGCATCATTGCTCCCATCAGACTGACTCCGATGGTACTCCCCATGGATCGGATGAATCCGAAAAAGGAAGTCACGACTCCACGCTGTTGTTTGCCCACTTCACTTTGCTGCATCGCCGTGCCCAAGACCGGCATGAGGGGGCCCATCCCCAATCCCGCTACTATCATATACGTACCAACCATCAGTAAGGTTGTATGTGCGTCCAACATTCTTAGCAATCCAAATCCGACTGCCATGATGAACA is a window from the Brevibacillus choshinensis genome containing:
- a CDS encoding DMT family transporter, with the protein product MSRSLFLVLVLLSLIWGGSFYFMKILLHDFGPWTIAFLRSSLGFLTIVLVMVILKKPFGFKQIAWGPMVTMALINTAIPWTFIAFSETRVTSTMASVLNATTPLWTLAIGIFFFKAVSGRMQWLGMLIAFSGIIVLLDVNPVSLVSVDMIGFLCMMAATCCYAIGGQLSKRLPGNLSMYQITFGTLLSTMIGSGVVAFTTESFSVSGFVEIGTLAALAGIGVFGSGIAYILYYYLVQKGGPEVASLVTYLVPLSAIVWGYTLLNEEITWNLLAGMIFIVGGVFLSGKKEKPKAKVTAGV
- a CDS encoding MFS transporter, yielding MAVGFGLLRMLDAHTTLLMVGTYMIVAGLGMGPLMPVLGTAMQQSEVGKQQRGVVTSFFGFIRSMGSTIGVSLMGAMMHMQSVLTISIQHVYTFGLFFVITAWMAAFFLGKARLIRQDKSDLQSVQVRR
- the moaC gene encoding cyclic pyranopterin monophosphate synthase MoaC; translated protein: MNDQLTHFNEQNRARMVDVSEKDITKREAVAHSKITMKPETLTRIREGRVEKGDVLAVAQVAGVMAAKKTWDIIPMCHPLPLTGIDIRFTFTDEETVEIEAAVKTTGKTGVEMEALTAVSVAALTVYDMCKAMDKGMVIGPTSLLLKTGGKSGDFQRGEN
- a CDS encoding sensor histidine kinase encodes the protein MSEPRRRKHIGLKMLATLGFLIVLGACWSAAYGITFSMLPKVWPQASDFARGVTSGILGFFFFVGTMFLVSRFFPRRHMDLFRMLIDALRRISKGDFSVNLDVKMDHHWGELVDGINHMAEQLNEMEQLRQEFISNVSHEIQSPLTSISGFARALQNDSLTREERMHYLEIIETESARLSKISENLLKLTSLEGRQHPVERTKYNLDQQLRRIILACEPQWMEKELELDIALEKVEIVADEEMLNQVWNNLISNSIKFTPQGGRLQVQLQGTGQEVIVRVTDTGIGIAKEDQERVFERFFKADKSRNRTGGGSGLGLSIVKKIIDLHQGTISVQSELGEGTTFIVTLPVSAAV
- a CDS encoding response regulator transcription factor; the encoded protein is MTRVMVVDDDPHIRELVKVFLQREGFEITEAADGVEALSKLESTSADLVVLDIMMPNMDGWELCRELRDLYDIPLLMLTAKGETAQKIKGFELGTDDYLVKPFEPAELVVRVKALLKRYRIASSHIVQVGNLQLNRQTFEATNGDKLLSIPLKEFELLFTLGSYSGKTLSREQLIEQIWGYDFEGNERTVDVHINRLRERFPAEEYGFLIRTIRGLGYRLEVNR
- a CDS encoding MFS transporter, with translation MGQTWKSYPSSIRLLAIAAIIFSTGMACIWPLVTIYIHDYLGKPLTVAGFLLLLNQGAFLIGSLAGGMLFDRWGKMKTIVLSSFGIIVISICLGFTTDFTVYTVLLLLNGLFYGTLSPVMNALAVVMWPEGGRKAINLIYVALNAGVAAGSALGGVLASVSFAWTFFGNAFAQVVVFAMFVLILPRHLKALEEAPVTKLDQSASSALNEAPKKVVWGALVLLCAGLLISWIVYVQWTTVLSTYMQSLGISLRQYSLLWTLNGALILFGQPLISWVIKHFARTLKTQMLLGTYVFALSMLILSQTTAYAGFVVAMFVMTIGEMLVWPAVPTVAAEFTPEGQEGFIQGLVSGTGSAGRMLGPLLGAVIFQNFQAQGLLYIMAGLSLMSVAFFVLHSSFQKRSKRSVIATTTIEK
- a CDS encoding ABC transporter ATP-binding protein, with the translated sequence MKTNQAERTKANWRPFFQLIKETKPSKWKVGIALFLSIATTLVSLVIPLFTKDLVDSFTLSSISRGQIVLLALAFIAQAIAGGLSIYLLNHVGQSIVAALRDRLWKKLLVLPVSYYDNHRTGDTISRMTNDTGVVKGLITEHLSNFFTGVIAIIGSIATLLYLDWQMTLVMLIAVPFSFFILFPLGRQMYRISKGLQDETASFTTIMNQVLSEVRLVKSSNAEPHEYESGKKGIDNLFRYGLKEGRVQAMIGPLISFVMMVLLVVIMGYGGMRVATGALTAGGLVAFILYLVQIVMPLGQFTQFFTQLQKAMGATERIIETLGAEEEDHVSGRELKRADLPIHVDRVSFAYDSGETILEDVSFIIEPGKVTAIVGPSGSGKTTMFSLLERYYQPVSGEIRLGDEPIQDFTLASWRSKIGYVSQESPLIAGTIRENICYGLDREISDVELKQAAAMAYADQFIEEFPDAYETQVGERGVKLSGGQRQRIGIARALLRDPQILMLDEATSSLDSKSEQVVQQALANLMKGRTTLVIAHRLSTVVDADQILFMEKGKITGRGVHAQLFQTHDLYREFATQQLRVKERV
- a CDS encoding molybdenum cofactor biosynthesis protein, which encodes MTVTILLFAGLAERANEREIQITLPEQASVRDLLGAVAHQHPALAPLLSSCFVSINHEYAATDRMISIEDEIALLPPVSGGEEPRFSITEEPLSADKLVRLVSNPHAGAILTFVGTVREFTHGQRTVYLSYEAYAPMAVEKMKQVAAEIEERWPGAQVAMQHRIGDLQVEEIAVVVAVATAHRNESFEAGRYAIERLKQIVPIWKKEMWEDGSEWKGHQQGPWDPISKYEEGGK
- a CDS encoding ThiF family adenylyltransferase, which produces MDTRYSRQILFGPIGRSGQEKLGHSRVAIVGMGALGTVLSNHMVRAGVGFVRLIDRDFVEPSNLQRQMLYDESDAAEHLPKAIAAHAKLSRINSQVTIEPIVADLTAYNAEELLADVDLVLDATDNFQVRYLVNDVCVKHGIPWVYGGAVSATGTFTAIRPGETPCLRCLFPEAPNPGEMATCDTAGVIGPIIHIVASYQATEAFKMLVGATDALNPNLEHFEIWNNRHQQIKVSNGRRTDCPCCGQREFAFLHPETQDGQAVSLCGRDTVQISPAAHMSLDLDGLAERLAPLGQVERNKFLLRFRVEPHTLVVFPDGRVLVQGTDDIAQARTLHAKYIGA